The following are encoded in a window of Castanea sativa cultivar Marrone di Chiusa Pesio chromosome 5, ASM4071231v1 genomic DNA:
- the LOC142633431 gene encoding F-box/kelch-repeat protein At1g51550 codes for MKNTNTAYYSMAETSTSTSNKNMNGSPITNLAPDHLFSILLLLPIDSILAFAMTCKKFKALACSDTLWESICRRDWGLNSVEVLKSSNFQFQLQWMRLYRQISKLESVSCHKMTYPDGEFELPKPRASHSLNFVSDCLVLFGGGCEGGRHLDDTWVAYIGKDFQKMLKWQKVNSGLPSGRFGHSCVVIGDSLILFGGINDHGSRQNDTWLGKVTRRETLGITLSWTLLDVGTIAPPPRGAHVACSIDNRFMLIHGGIGLSGLRLGDTWVLELSENLCFGTWREIVTCPSPAARSGHSLTCIGDSRVILFGGRGLGYEVLDDVWLLDMSEGILKWVQILYELPNIPGGVSLPRVGHSATLILGGRLLIYGGEDSSRHKKDDFWVLDISAIPSTSMQPITLNSKEILAKMWKRLKASGYKPNCRSFHRACADHSGRYLYVFGGMVDGSLQAAESSGLRFDGELFLVELVLQL; via the exons ATGAAGAATACAAACACAGCTTATTATTCCATGGCAGAAACTAGTACCAGTACTAGCAACAAAAACATGAATGGATCACCAATAACCAACTTAGCTCCAGACCACCTCTTTTCAATCCTGCTACTTCTGCCTATAGATTCAATTCTTGCCTTTGCTATGACATGCAAGAAATTCAAGGCTCTTGCATGTTCTGACACTCTCTGGGAGTCCATATGCAGGAGGGACTGGGGTCTCAACTCTGTTGAAGTACTCAAgtcttcaaattttcaatttcagctgCAATGGATGAGGCTTTACAGGCAAATCTCTAAACTTGAGTCTGTTTCTTGCCATAAGATGACTTACCCTGATGGTGAATTTGAGCTCCCAAAACCAAGAGCTTCTCACTCTCTCAACTTTGTGTCTGATTGTCTTGTCTTGTTTGGTGGCGGCTGTGAAGGAG GACGACATCTTGATGACACATGGGTGGCTTACATTGGTAAAGATTTTCAGAAGATGCTGAAGTGGCAGAAGGTTAATTCAGGCCTTCCAAGTGGGAGGTTTGGGCATTCATGTGTTGTGATTGGTGATTCCCTTATTCTATTTGGAGGAATCAATGACCATGGAAGCCGTCAAAATGATACCTGGCTGGGAAAAGTGACACGCCGTGAGACTTTAGGCATTACTTTATCATGGACGCTGCTTGATGTGGGAACCATTGCACCACCCCCACGAGGTGCACATGTTGCATGTTCCATTGATAATAGGTTTATGCTTATTCATGGAGGGATAGGACTGTCTGGCCTCAGATTGGGTGATACATGGGTTTTAGAACTCTCAGAAAATCTTTGCTTTGGAACATGGCGCGAGATTGTGACTTGTCCATCACCTGCTGCTCGTTCAGGACACTCATTGACTTGCATTGGGGATTCACGGGTAATTTTATTTGGAGGAAGAGGATTGGGTTATGAGGTGCTAGATGATGTTTGGCTCTTGGATATGTCTGAGGGAATTCTGAAATGGGTACAAATACTATATGAATTACCAAATATACCAGGAGGAGTTTCCCTTCCGCGAGTCGGTCACTCAGCTACACTAATTTTAGGAGGCCGGTTGCTTATATATGGTGGGGAAGATTCATCTAGACACAAGAAAGATGACTTCTGGGTATTAGATATTAGTGCAATCCCTTCCACTAGCATGCAGCCAATTACTCTGAACTCCAAGGAAATATTGGCAAAAATGTGGAAAAGGTTGAAGGCAAGTGGTTATAAACCCAATTGTCGGTCATTTCATCGAGCCTGTGCAGATCATTCCGGGCGTTACTTGTATGTTTTTGGTGGAATGGTAGATGGCTCGCTTCAAGCTGCTGAATCATCTGGGTTGAGATTTGATGGGGAGCTTTTTCTCGTGGAGCTTGTGCTTCAGCTCTAA